A single Dermacentor variabilis isolate Ectoservices chromosome 9, ASM5094787v1, whole genome shotgun sequence DNA region contains:
- the LOC142592574 gene encoding uncharacterized protein LOC142592574 isoform X3, with amino-acid sequence MAVPPVVRSRRRFMPSDDIIILQEVLKHNPFDDPTMWVKISEKLSELTQVVRNLRSVRERLDLLLAQFLRDDIKNRKKSGTEEVYEVVHRLLQQVADLAREYSYRPPRSAVQSHRGTNKGRPVCAAASAAGAKQRQPSTRKTAAMECFAASSTDCGENSDVHVFVPEPEEEPDDPGRWASSGWPASPEPCCLPLPLSTIPNHVGDGVRCLVEGDEVVAAGHIIECSAVASTCCSDGPVHVIAFVLQSAMHSKDPHRVDLKLTDETKIELNCTCPAGKLSSSAVYSKHMLPARREPAPYLHQQEHEC; translated from the exons ATGGCTGTCCCTCCTGTCGTTCGCTCGCGTAGGCGATTTATGCCGAGCGATGATATTATTATATTACAAGAAGTGCTAAAACATAACCCGTTCGACGATCCCACGATGTGGGTGAAGATCAGCGAGAAACTTAGCGAACTCACGCAAGTGGTTCGCAATCTCCGCAGCGTGAGAGAACGGCTGGACCTCCTCCTGGCACAGTTCTTGCGGGACGACATAAAAAACAGGAAAAA ATCAGGGACGGAGGAAGTTTATGAGGTAGTGCACAGGCTGCTACAGCAGGTAGCAGACCTGGCACGCGAGTACAGCTACCGACCACCAAGATCAGCGGTGCAGAGCCACCGCGGCACTAATAAGGGTAGGCCTGTCTGCGCTGCTGCGAGCGCCGCAGGTGCAAAGCAGCGCCAGCCCAGCACCCGCAAGACAGCTGCCATGGAGTGCTTCGCTGCCTCGTCTACTGATTGTG GGGAGAACAGCGACGTGCACGTATTCGTACCAGAGCCAGAAGAGGAGCCTGACGACCCAGGCAGGTGGGCCTCAAGTGGGTGGCCTGCATCGCCTGAGCCATGTTGTC TACCCTTGCCTCTAAGCACAATTCCCAACCATGTTGGGGACGGTGTCAGGTGTCTTGTCGAAGGCGACGAAGTTGTTGCGGCGGGCCACATCATTGAGTGTAGTGCAGTCGCTTCTACCTGCTGCTCTGACGGTCCTGTGCACGTTATCGCATTCGTGCTGCAGTCGGCCATGCATAGTAAAGACCCACACCGAGTCGACCTGAAGCTGACTGACGAGACAAAAATAGAATTGAACTGCACATGCCCTGCAGG GAAGCTATCATCTAGTGCTgtgtacagcaagcacatgcttccgGCAAGGAGGGAGCCAGCACCATATCTACATCAGCAAGAACATGAGTGCTGA
- the LOC142592574 gene encoding uncharacterized protein LOC142592574 isoform X2: MAVPPVVRSRRRFMPSDDIIILQEVLKHNPFDDPTMWVKISEKLSELTQVVRNLRSVRERLDLLLAQFLRDDIKNRKKSGTEEVYEVVHRLLQQVADLAREYSYRPPRSAVQSHRGTNKGRPVCAAASAAGAKQRQPSTRKTAAMECFAASSTDCGENSDVHVFVPEPEEEPDDPGRWASSGWPASPEPCCLPLPLSTIPNHVGDGVRCLVEGDEVVAAGHIIECSAVASTCCSDGPVHVIAFVLQSAMHSKDPHRVDLKLTDETKIELNCTCPAGTSHKCKHCIAVLLHINKVRQLILLSTTDLPQSWGQNAKYTVKQKYRPTPINELPCCPKFQEPAVS; this comes from the exons ATGGCTGTCCCTCCTGTCGTTCGCTCGCGTAGGCGATTTATGCCGAGCGATGATATTATTATATTACAAGAAGTGCTAAAACATAACCCGTTCGACGATCCCACGATGTGGGTGAAGATCAGCGAGAAACTTAGCGAACTCACGCAAGTGGTTCGCAATCTCCGCAGCGTGAGAGAACGGCTGGACCTCCTCCTGGCACAGTTCTTGCGGGACGACATAAAAAACAGGAAAAA ATCAGGGACGGAGGAAGTTTATGAGGTAGTGCACAGGCTGCTACAGCAGGTAGCAGACCTGGCACGCGAGTACAGCTACCGACCACCAAGATCAGCGGTGCAGAGCCACCGCGGCACTAATAAGGGTAGGCCTGTCTGCGCTGCTGCGAGCGCCGCAGGTGCAAAGCAGCGCCAGCCCAGCACCCGCAAGACAGCTGCCATGGAGTGCTTCGCTGCCTCGTCTACTGATTGTG GGGAGAACAGCGACGTGCACGTATTCGTACCAGAGCCAGAAGAGGAGCCTGACGACCCAGGCAGGTGGGCCTCAAGTGGGTGGCCTGCATCGCCTGAGCCATGTTGTC TACCCTTGCCTCTAAGCACAATTCCCAACCATGTTGGGGACGGTGTCAGGTGTCTTGTCGAAGGCGACGAAGTTGTTGCGGCGGGCCACATCATTGAGTGTAGTGCAGTCGCTTCTACCTGCTGCTCTGACGGTCCTGTGCACGTTATCGCATTCGTGCTGCAGTCGGCCATGCATAGTAAAGACCCACACCGAGTCGACCTGAAGCTGACTGACGAGACAAAAATAGAATTGAACTGCACATGCCCTGCAGG caCCTCTCACAAGTGCAAGCATTGTATTGCTGTGCTTTTGCATATTAACAAAGTAAGGCAATTAATCCTTCTGTCAACAACTGACTTACCCCAGTCATGGGGACAAAACGCCAAGTATACTGTAAAACAGAAATACAGACCCACCCCCATAAATGAACTACCATGCTGCCCCAAG TTTCAGGAGCCTGCAGTTTCTTAG
- the LOC142592574 gene encoding uncharacterized protein LOC142592574 isoform X1 → MAVPPVVRSRRRFMPSDDIIILQEVLKHNPFDDPTMWVKISEKLSELTQVVRNLRSVRERLDLLLAQFLRDDIKNRKKSGTEEVYEVVHRLLQQVADLAREYSYRPPRSAVQSHRGTNKGRPVCAAASAAGAKQRQPSTRKTAAMECFAASSTDCGENSDVHVFVPEPEEEPDDPGRWASSGWPASPEPCCLPLPLSTIPNHVGDGVRCLVEGDEVVAAGHIIECSAVASTCCSDGPVHVIAFVLQSAMHSKDPHRVDLKLTDETKIELNCTCPAGTSHKCKHCIAVLLHINKVRQLILLSTTDLPQSWGQNAKYTVKQKYRPTPINELPCCPKVCILVWLPKYCVIPKVIGRFF, encoded by the exons ATGGCTGTCCCTCCTGTCGTTCGCTCGCGTAGGCGATTTATGCCGAGCGATGATATTATTATATTACAAGAAGTGCTAAAACATAACCCGTTCGACGATCCCACGATGTGGGTGAAGATCAGCGAGAAACTTAGCGAACTCACGCAAGTGGTTCGCAATCTCCGCAGCGTGAGAGAACGGCTGGACCTCCTCCTGGCACAGTTCTTGCGGGACGACATAAAAAACAGGAAAAA ATCAGGGACGGAGGAAGTTTATGAGGTAGTGCACAGGCTGCTACAGCAGGTAGCAGACCTGGCACGCGAGTACAGCTACCGACCACCAAGATCAGCGGTGCAGAGCCACCGCGGCACTAATAAGGGTAGGCCTGTCTGCGCTGCTGCGAGCGCCGCAGGTGCAAAGCAGCGCCAGCCCAGCACCCGCAAGACAGCTGCCATGGAGTGCTTCGCTGCCTCGTCTACTGATTGTG GGGAGAACAGCGACGTGCACGTATTCGTACCAGAGCCAGAAGAGGAGCCTGACGACCCAGGCAGGTGGGCCTCAAGTGGGTGGCCTGCATCGCCTGAGCCATGTTGTC TACCCTTGCCTCTAAGCACAATTCCCAACCATGTTGGGGACGGTGTCAGGTGTCTTGTCGAAGGCGACGAAGTTGTTGCGGCGGGCCACATCATTGAGTGTAGTGCAGTCGCTTCTACCTGCTGCTCTGACGGTCCTGTGCACGTTATCGCATTCGTGCTGCAGTCGGCCATGCATAGTAAAGACCCACACCGAGTCGACCTGAAGCTGACTGACGAGACAAAAATAGAATTGAACTGCACATGCCCTGCAGG caCCTCTCACAAGTGCAAGCATTGTATTGCTGTGCTTTTGCATATTAACAAAGTAAGGCAATTAATCCTTCTGTCAACAACTGACTTACCCCAGTCATGGGGACAAAACGCCAAGTATACTGTAAAACAGAAATACAGACCCACCCCCATAAATGAACTACCATGCTGCCCCAAGGTATGCATATTGGTTTGGCTGCCTAAATATTGTGTTATCCCCAAAGTGATTGGCAGATTTTTTTAA
- the LOC142592574 gene encoding uncharacterized protein LOC142592574 isoform X4, whose amino-acid sequence MAVPPVVRSRRRFMPSDDIIILQEVLKHNPFDDPTMWVKISEKLSELTQVVRNLRSVRERLDLLLAQFLRDDIKNRKKSGTEEVYEVVHRLLQQVADLAREYSYRPPRSAVQSHRGTNKGRPVCAAASAAGAKQRQPSTRKTAAMECFAASSTDCGENSDVHVFVPEPEEEPDDPGRWASSGWPASPEPCCRWAPVVQLPLIPLVSSEADSKTNYGLVASFFTS is encoded by the exons ATGGCTGTCCCTCCTGTCGTTCGCTCGCGTAGGCGATTTATGCCGAGCGATGATATTATTATATTACAAGAAGTGCTAAAACATAACCCGTTCGACGATCCCACGATGTGGGTGAAGATCAGCGAGAAACTTAGCGAACTCACGCAAGTGGTTCGCAATCTCCGCAGCGTGAGAGAACGGCTGGACCTCCTCCTGGCACAGTTCTTGCGGGACGACATAAAAAACAGGAAAAA ATCAGGGACGGAGGAAGTTTATGAGGTAGTGCACAGGCTGCTACAGCAGGTAGCAGACCTGGCACGCGAGTACAGCTACCGACCACCAAGATCAGCGGTGCAGAGCCACCGCGGCACTAATAAGGGTAGGCCTGTCTGCGCTGCTGCGAGCGCCGCAGGTGCAAAGCAGCGCCAGCCCAGCACCCGCAAGACAGCTGCCATGGAGTGCTTCGCTGCCTCGTCTACTGATTGTG GGGAGAACAGCGACGTGCACGTATTCGTACCAGAGCCAGAAGAGGAGCCTGACGACCCAGGCAGGTGGGCCTCAAGTGGGTGGCCTGCATCGCCTGAGCCATGTTGTC GATGGGCTCCGGTTGTGCAGTTACCGCTGATCCCACTGGTGTCTTCGGAAGCTGATAGTAAGACAAACTACGGGCTTGTGGCTTCTTTCTTCACCTCATGA
- the LOC142592577 gene encoding uncharacterized protein LOC142592577 has translation MYVGGQATALLSSRECSVTTEQRQFFRLRCLDFYIESVDQVLKRIPFQEPVLKHLELLDPTVSMTGKAASLAPLAQAFPNLVSGKALQSLDTEWRYLRNADIPTSEDTSLHEFWAVVFTQKHCDGSAAFPALTEFVTAILCLPHSSAAVERVFSAVNNLKTKLRNKLSTETICGLLHTKRLLTSSACYSFNIDRPLIRRMDDWHKDNHECI, from the coding sequence ATGTACGTCGGCGGTCAAGCAACTGCATTATTGTCATCCAGAGAATGTTCAGTTACCACTGAGCAACGTCAGTTCTTCCGCTTAAGGTGCCTTGATTTTTACATTGAGAGTGTCGACCAAGTTCTGAAGCGTATCCCCTTTCAAGAGCCGGTTTTAAAACATCTCGAACTCCTAGATCCTACTGTGTCCATGACGGGGAAGGCAGCGTCTCTTGCACCACTGGCACAAGCCTTTCCGAATTTAGTCTCCGGCAAAGCCTTGCAGTCTTTGGATACCGAATGGCGATATTTAAGAAACGCTGATATCCCGACAAGCGAAGATACCTCGTTGCACGAGTTCTGGGCAGTCGTGTTTACTCAAAAACATTGTGATGGAAGCGCCGCTTTTCCTGCATTGACCGAGTTTGTGACAGCTATACTGTGCTTGCCACATTCTAGTGCAGCAGTTgagcgggtattttctgcggtaAACAACCTGAAGACAAAACTGCGGAACAAGCTTAGTACGGAGACTATCTGTGGCCTTCTTCACACGAAACGCCTATTGACGTCTTCAGCATGTTACAGCTTCAACATCGACAGGCCACTGATAAGGAGAATGGACGACTGGCACAAGGATAATCATGAGTGCATTTAA